The Tripterygium wilfordii isolate XIE 37 chromosome 18, ASM1340144v1, whole genome shotgun sequence nucleotide sequence acataCATGCAATGAGTAATTTGTAGTTCAAAGTTCAACATTCATGCCATGTCATACTAAATATACTATGAAATTTCTCTGAAGCTACCGTGACATTCATAACCACGAAAGCTTCGCATACCCTGTGATTAGGCGGTATAACTACAAACTACCTACAGATAACCATATGAAGTTCTAAACTCTTCAATCTTGCAGAAAGTAACCATTACCTAATTATCAGCCcagtatgaaaattttaaaacacctAATTATCAGCCTAATTATCACTCTGAAATAGTTGCAATTGCCAATTCCCAAATCACCTTAAAACCATAAATATTTAGATTATTCCATCTAAAATATCTGCTCCATGATTATCCTAAATTAATCCTTCAATGCCATGCTGTCACATCCATCAAATCACATGAATTACAAACCAACTTGCCCAAATTATATTGAATAGTGAAGatctccattcaaaaaaatattgaaggtcgcaaaaaagaaaagaaaagaaaagaaattgtcaAATTGGATATCAATGGAGATGAGACAACCAGAAGTGGATAGAAATTGGACAAAGACAATGCCCAACTGGGCCCTATGCGGCTATGCCCCATTTTGGTAATACTTGTTCAAATACTTTTGTTCCTTGACACCTCAACATTCTGAAACATCACGTATTGCTGTTGTATCACCATGAGTGGCTCATGTTCAATATGAATGGTAAAACTGATATTGCGGTAAAGGAGTTGAGTGGAATTTGCCTAATAAGGGTCAAAGTGTACAATTTGCCTAACAGATCAAGGTCGTCTACGTTGTAACCCTGGAATTTAATCAATTTATCATGTTGTGAATAGAGTAGCTAGCATTTAAGTttcaaaaagaataaagaaaccTAAATTCCAATCCTTTTGTAGTTTACTATTCAGGAACTAAAAGAGTaagatgagaaaaaaaagatttttttcccccttctagACCGTGAAGAAGACAAGCTATCATTATCTTCACAAATGCTAATCAACTTCCCACATTGACtatatatatcaaattgaaTTTCCCATATTGACTATATATCAAACTGAACAGTACATCAACCACAAATAGAAGCAACATTTGTtgaaatcaatcaaataaaagtGTAAAACAACTCAATAAATTTACCTCTGCATTCAGTCTCTGCACCATGAAGGTAGCATCTGTCCTTGCATTTGCAAACCTCCATTGCAAGTAACGGTTATACAAAAGCCGCAACAGGTGTGCATCTATAATTCTATCCTCTCCTATTTTCCCTCTCCTTACATCAACCGAAAAACTGAGAATGGAAGGAGTGTTAATAGAATTAACATTCAACAATCCACCGACTGCATTCCTCACCCTAGCAGGACTAAGCCCTCTCAAAGGAGATGCTGAGGAAGCCCAAAGCTTACTTGGGGAAGCAGGTCTTGTAGCTCCCATAGCAGGAGAAGCTATTTTCCGCGGAGATGCCAGTGGACCTTCACTACTGAACCTTTTGGACTGAATAACCTTTGATTGCATACCCACCCTGGAACTGGGGCTTGTAGACAAAGGTGATCCTGGGTCCTGCAGCCGTCGCAAGCGGCTATTTGTCTCCTGCCAAAACCTAGAAGAAACGACGATGCCACAGGAACCATTCTTGTCCTTCGAAACCCCATTGCCATTGCATTCTTGAAAACAAGAAGTGGCACTAACAGAGGACACACTATCAGTATCAGATTCATGCACGAAATTCCCATCTTTGTTTTGCTCGACATTACCCAAATCCAAGCTCAACCTCCTACTACTCTCATCAATCAATGATTGCTGCAAAGATTTACCCACCAACCCAGATCCAAACCCAATTACCTTACTCTTATCTCCACTATAATCCAAACTCCTCGACAAAACATTGTTCGTCCTTAAATTTATTTCTCGGGACCTACTAGGCCACCGTTGCTTTTCAATGGGCTTCGAATTCTCGGTCTGATCTCTCACTGGGGTCGCTCTGCGCCGCTCAGGGGTGGGCTTCCTGTTCGAATTGGGGGTTGTAGCTGTCTTGGCCTTGCTAATCGGGAGTGAAAAAGCCTCTCCTTGAAACGAGACAGATAAGCTTCTGCTGGAAGTGACCAGCATCTTCGTCGCCTTAGATAATTCATTTGCGCCCGCATTGCCTTGAGAAGTCACCGGCCGCGTCGCAGAGACCGGCCGCCTCCGGTCTACCGATTGGGAACGCTTCGGGAAAGCTGTTGGGGAAGGTACAGCATTCGTAGACCGTGACAAAAGAGGAGAAGGAAACCTTCTTGAAGAAgacgaaaaagaagaagaggaagaagttgtTGTGGTGGTTGTTGAGGTAGTGGAggaagtggaagtggaaggAGAAGGTGAAAGATATCTGGAAGGGACTTGTTTAGCTCTAGGTTTTCTTGTTGGTACAGACCCATTTCGCTCTTTCTCTAAGGAAGGCAAAAGAGGATG carries:
- the LOC119984815 gene encoding QWRF motif-containing protein 2-like isoform X1 — its product is MLAAIPEPASTENPKRHPLLPSLEKERNGSVPTRKPRAKQVPSRYLSPSPSTSTSSTTSTTTTTTSSSSSFSSSSRRFPSPLLSRSTNAVPSPTAFPKRSQSVDRRRPVSATRPVTSQGNAGANELSKATKMLVTSSRSLSVSFQGEAFSLPISKAKTATTPNSNRKPTPERRRATPVRDQTENSKPIEKQRWPSRSREINLRTNNVLSRSLDYSGDKSKVIGFGSGLVGKSLQQSLIDESSRRLSLDLGNVEQNKDGNFVHESDTDSVSSVSATSCFQECNGNGVSKDKNGSCGIVVSSRFWQETNSRLRRLQDPGSPLSTSPSSRVGMQSKVIQSKRFSSEGPLASPRKIASPAMGATRPASPSKLWASSASPLRGLSPARVRNAVGGLLNVNSINTPSILSFSVDVRRGKIGEDRIIDAHLLRLLYNRYLQWRFANARTDATFMVQRLNAEKILWNAWVTTSELRHSVTLKRFKLMLLRQKLKLASILKEQINYLEEWDLLDREHFSSLQGATEALKATTLRLPVVGKTTVCAADIQDLKDAVGSAVDVMHAMASSICPLSSKVEDMNTLVSELVNTTAKEKALLQQCKDFLASLAGMQVKDCSLKTHIIQLNSVPTMSNLTTRV
- the LOC119984815 gene encoding QWRF motif-containing protein 2-like isoform X3, whose protein sequence is MLAAIPEPASTENPKRHPLLPSLEKERNGSVPTRKPRAKQVPSRYLSPSPSTSTSSTTSTTTTTTSSSSSFSSSSRRFPSPLLSRSTNAVPSPTAFPKRSQSVDRRRPVSATRPVTSQGNAGANELSKATKMLVTSSRSLSVSFQGEAFSLPISKAKTATTPNSNRKPTPERRRATPVRDQTENSKPIEKQRWPSRSREINLRTNNVLSRSLDYSGDKSKVIGFGSGLVGKSLQQSLIDESSRRLSLDLGNVEQNKDGNFVHESDTDSVSSVSATSCFQECNGNGVSKDKNGSCGIVVSSRFWQETNSRLRRLQDPGSPLSTSPSSRVGMQSKVIQSKRFSSEGPLASPRKIASPAMGATRPASPSKLWASSASPLRGLSPARVRNAVGGLLNVNSINTPSILSFSVDVRRGKIGEDRIIDAHLLRLLYNRYLQWRFANARTDATFMVQRLNAEKILWNAWVTTSELRHSVTLKRFKLMLLRQKLKLASILKEQITQEKLTAYRLHRL
- the LOC119984815 gene encoding QWRF motif-containing protein 2-like isoform X2, coding for MLAAIPEPASTENPKRHPLLPSLEKERNGSVPTRKPRAKQVPSRYLSPSPSTSTSSTTSTTTTTTSSSSSFSSSSRRFPSPLLSRSTNAVPSPTAFPKRSQSVDRRRPVSATRPVTSQGNAGANELSKATKMLVTSSRSLSVSFQGEAFSLPISKAKTATTPNSNRKPTPERRRATPVRDQTENSKPIEKQRWPSRSREINLRTNNVLSRSLDYSGDKSKVIGFGSGLVGKSLQQSLIDESSRRLSLDLGNVEQNKDGNFVHESDTDSVSSVSATSCFQECNGNGVSKDKNGSCGIVVSSRFWQETNSRLRRLQDPGSPLSTSPSSRVGMQSKVIQSKRFSSEGPLASPRKIASPAMGATRPASPSKLWASSASPLRGLSPARVRNAVGGLLNVNSINTPSILSFSVDVRRGKIGEDRIIDAHLLRLLYNRYLQWRFANARTDATFMVQRLNAEKILWNAWVTTSELRHSVTLKRFKLMLLRQKLKLASILKEQINYLEEWDLLDREHFSSLQGATEALKATTLRLPVVGKTTADIQDLKDAVGSAVDVMHAMASSICPLSSKVEDMNTLVSELVNTTAKEKALLQQCKDFLASLAGMQVKDCSLKTHIIQLNSVPTMSNLTTRV